A single Pyxicephalus adspersus chromosome 8, UCB_Pads_2.0, whole genome shotgun sequence DNA region contains:
- the IFT25 gene encoding intraflagellar transport protein 25 homolog: MTRAGNLCLSSAGAVLALATSSDGRHPPEHIIDGNPHTLWITTGTFPQEFIITLNALQKIGKITVESSQIRSLYIETSTSREPTHFERCVEREFEHVEGHFQNEEITVPGVQASHLRFVIVSGFEQFVAVRSVSAESVM, translated from the exons ATGACCCGAGCGGGGAACCTGTGCCTGAGCTCTGCTGGGGCTGTGCTGGCTCTGGCTACCTCCAGTGATGGCAGACACCCGCCTGAGCACATCATTGATGG GAATCCACACACATTATGGATAACAACAGGAACGTTTCCTCAAGAATTCATCATCACCCTGAACGCTTTGCAGAAAATTGGCAAAATCACTGTTGAAAGCTCACAAA taagAAGTTTATATATCGAAACCAGCACATCTAGGGAGCCAACACATTTTGAGCGCTGTGTGGAAAGAG AGTTTGAGCATGTTGAAGGACACTTCCAAAACGAGGAAATAACT GTTCCTGGAGTTCAAGCGAGCCATTTGCGTTTTGTGATAGTGTCTGGGTTTGAACAATTTGTAGCTGTGCGCAGTGTGTCAGCAGAAAGTGTAATGTAA